The Parambassis ranga chromosome 13, fParRan2.1, whole genome shotgun sequence genome contains the following window.
TCAGACAAACCTCTGCACCTGGAGGCCTCTCTGGACAaggaggtaacacacacacacacacagactggtgtCAGATCGGTGGGAGGGACCCTGTGGACGTTTCTCCTAAAGACCTTAGAAGCTCGTCCAGGATGAACAGCTGGAGCTGCCTCTAGTGgtcagaggtggagctgcagctgttcagGCTGCCTGGCACTGTTAGATGATCCTTCAGCTTTGAGTTGACATGAGAGAAGCACAGAGGGCCAGAGGACAGTCTGTGGACTCAGATGGTGTGTGTCCACATTTCGTCCTGATGGTGGCGCTCTGAGCTTGTGGTCCTGTGTTCTCTGTCAGATCTATTACCACGGGGAGCCCATCAGCGTCAACGTCCACGTCACTAACAACACCAACAAGACcgtgaagaagatgaagatctCAGGTGGGTCAGGGCCGcctcctgcctctgtgtgtgtctgtgtgcgtctcacaCGCTGCTTTGTGTCCCCACAGTGCGACAGTACGCAGACATCTGCCTGTTCAACACGGCTCAGTACAAATGTCCCGTGGCCACCGAGGAGTCCGAGTGAGTTCATTAGTGTCAGACCTTCACAGATGGAGGACCTGTCAGGGCCTGGTCTCTGTGctgactctgattggctgatgtctcctctcctcagtgATGTCGTGGCTCCCAGCTCTACCTTCTGCAAAGTTTTCACGCTCACTCCGTTTCTGGCCAACAACCGGGAGAAGCGCGGCCTGGCTCTGGATGGAAAGCTGAAGcacgaggacaccaacctggcCTCCAGCACGCTGTGAGTCCAGCCCCTCCTGTGATGCCTTCACAGCCTGGATCGCAGCGTGGGACGTTCTGATGTTCAGctttctgtcctctgcaggttaAGAGAAGGAGCCAATAAAGAGATCCTCGGCATCATCGTGTCCTACAAAGTGAAGGTGAAGCTGGTGGTGTCACGAGGCGGGTCAGTACTCCGTCAGTACTCCGTCACTAAAACAAGGTTTAACAACACTGACAGGAACCACATCAGTGCCAGGGTgacagacagactcacagacagacagacacagacagacacacagacagacagacagacagacagacagacagacagacagacagacaaagacagacagacagacacagacagacagacagacagacagacagaaaggaccAGACAAGACAGCGACTCACAGACCCCCCCAGAACAGAAGCAAccgacagacagaaagacacacagacagacagacagacagactcacagaccAGACatgacagaccacagacaggacaggcagacagaacagaccacacagacacagacacagacacagaacagacagacagaccgcagacagacagacagacagacaaagacagacagacagacacagacagacagacagacagacaaagacagacagacagacacagacagacagacagactcacagacagacagacagacacacagacagagacagacagacagacagacagactcacagacagactcacagacagagacagacagacagaaagacacacagacagacagacagacagactcacagacagacagacagactcacagacagacaggcagacagacagacacagacacagacacagacacagacacagacagacagacaggcagacagacagacagacagacagacagacagacagacacagacagacagacagacagacacacacagacagacagacagacagacagacacagacagacagacagactcacagacagacagttatTTTATCATGTGTATGTCCAGGTTGTGAGTGTTCAGCAGCTTCCTGGTTCACAGGGACGTCTTTAGGTGGAGGTTTTCGgtcaaagtgtgtttgtgttcatctcGGTAACTCCGACTTATTGATGGTGTTAAATGTTTATTGATTGCAGGCTCCTGGGGGATCTGGCTGCCAGGTAAGATGATATGAAGCAGACATTTACGGAGGTCACTTGAAGCTGTCACTGAGCAGGTGAtaagctgcagtgtgttgttgGCGCCGTGATGCAGCTGCACCATGTGTTTTCAGTGACGTCTCCGTGGAGCTGCCCTTCACATTAATGCACCCAAAGCCGTTAGAAGAGTCCATCTACAGGGACGGTGAGTGTCCGTCCACACGTCTGCACCGCTGTCTGTCCCACCGCCACACTGGCAGCAGCTGTGCTGAGCGCTCAGTGTTGAGAGGCTGAGGGGTCAGACTGTCACCACACAGCtgtgggtctgtctgtgtgcacacagtccTCAGACTGATGACATGTCCTAACGTTCAGGGGTTGGTGGTACCTCAGTGTGTaactgctgtctctctctgtctcagcccCTGATGAAGCTCCGATCGACACAAACCTGATCGAGTTTGACACAAAGTAAGCAGCCGTCTCCCGTCTCTGCTCTCTGATCGGCTCTGATCCAGTTTACAGCCTCATCAATAACACTGACAGCGGGGGGCTTCCTCTCCGCCTGCAGCAGCATTAACCCTGATGGACTCGCCTCCTGACTCTCAGCCTTAATGCATCTTAATGTGCGGCTGCAGGAAATGGCTTTTAACTGAGCGTCCTTCTGCAGAGGAGCAGACAGCAACTCTGCATTTCTCTGATTTTACACCAGAGCTCAGAGTGCATGAGGCGCCGCACGCACAACACACACGTtcatttacatacacacacactgaggacggGCACGCCCAGAAGACACACAACCCTGGTTCCACACCTCACAAACATCTCTGAGCATGCAGCAGTGCACGTGTGTGAAGTCACAACACGAGCTCTGCTCTCATCATCAGTCAGTGTCAGAGGTCAGCCTGGGATCATCTGTGACCTCACACCCTGTCACATGACCTGACCTTTGATTGTAGCATTACACACACGTGTTGTGAGGATCAGACTGTGATACATCACTGTTGTGTAGATGTGCTGGTGTTTTGTGTCTGAACTCTGCTGTGTTGTCTCGCTCTGCCCCTCCCACAGcgatgatgacatcatcttcGAAGACTTTGCACGCCAGCGGCTGATCGGGGCAAAAGACGACAAAGACGAGGACGAGGAGCCGGTGGACTCGCCCAAACCGGACGACAGATAGAGGCGGGGAGTGTCCCCGCcgccactgctgctgttgttgtttcgCTGCTGTTTGTAGTGTGGAGCTAACGGAGGTCGAAGTCCGGACACCCTTTAACACTCAGTGGTGCCGTGTTTGTGTGCTCGTTTATGTTCATCCTCTCCGCGTCCTGCCGAGGTGTAAAAAGCTGCAGATAGACATCAGTGGTGTTTTCAGGTGGAGCGGCTCTCCGCTGCTCCGTCAGCCGCGGCGGGCCTCTGATGTCTGTTTGCTGTGCGTGTCCATTAGGGAGCGAACAGGAGTCGAGTTGTGTTGAGATTAGTTTTGATGTTTTGTATCAGAAGGTCTTcataaacaacaacactgcCAACGGAGCCGCCACGTGGACGCCAGCGGACGGAGCGCCGCCACAACGACCCGCAGGACCGAGGACCCGGAGCTGTCAGCCACCAATCAGCTGAGAGCCGGTGGCCCAGTTTGCATGAAACGCGTCCATACTTCATATGATTTATTAATGTCATGAATAATGGATCTTTATGTGGGAGCAGGCCTGAGTCAGTGTTGTTTCATGTGCACATTTTCCAGATACGATCAGTATGAACATCCTCTGTCCTCACTTCAGACTGTCAATCATAAATCCATCTGTCACAACAACAGCTGTAAGCCGGATCAATACCTGCTCACATTCAGTCCTCTGTTTAATCTGCACCACGAACTGCCAAACACCACGTGGTCCACTGCACACAGAAcctgcagcagagtgtgtgtgtgtgtctctgtgtgtgtgtgtctctgttagtgtgtgtctctgtgtgtgtgtctgtctgtgttagtgtgtctgtctgtgtgtgtgtgtgtgtctgcctgtgtgagtgtgtctatgtgtgtgtgtctgtctgtgttagtgtgtgtctgtgtgtgtctgtctgtgttagtgtgtgtgtgtgtgtgtgtgtgtgtctgtctgtctgtgtctgtctgtgtgtgtgtgcctgtgtgagtgtctgtctgtgttagtgtgtgtctgtgtgtgtctgtctgtgttagtgtgtctgtctgtgtgagtgtgtctgtgtgtctgtctgtgtgagtgtgtgtgtctgtgtgagtgtctgtctgtgtgtgtgtgtgtgtgtgtgtgtgtgtgtctgtctgtctgtgtgtgtgtgcctgtgtgagtgtctgtctgtgtgtgtgtgtgagtgtgtgtgtgtgtgtgtgtgtctgtgtgagtgtctgtctgtgttagtgtgtgtctgtgtgtgtgtgtgtctgtctgtgttagtgtgtctgtctgtgtgagtgtgtgtctgtgtgagtgtctgtctgtgtgtgtgtctgtgtgagtgtctgtctctgtgtgtgtgtctgtgtgtgtgtgtgtgtgagtgtgtgtgtctgtctgtgtctgtctgtctgtgtgagtgtgtgtctgtgtgagtgtctgtctgtgtgtgtgtctgtgtgtgtgtgtgtgtgagtgtgtgtgtctgtctgtgtctgtctgtctgtgtgtgtgtgtgtctgtgtgtgtgtgtgtgtgcggtgcaGACGTGAGGTGGAGCTGGCTGACCATCAGAGTGAGGCAGAGGGTGGAGACCTGACGGTGCTGGTTGTGAGtctgcagcctgtctgtgtgtgtgataatggaGGAAACATCCATCAACACCTGCATCACTTTATTATTTCTCATATTGACCTTTATCACAGGCCTGAAGGAAACGTGTATATTAAACCTGCATCTTTAATAAAAAGacgtttgtgtctctctggccTTCTGGACCTTTTCAGTGTCCTCTGAgtcccctcagggatcaatcAAGTGTCAATCCATCCATATCAGTGAAGGCTGCTGAGTCCTACAGGCTGACGGCTGCAGGTCTGAGGCCTACCTGGGTCTGCAGGTTCTGAGCAGAACGTcccacaaacaacagaaaaacagagtcCTGACGGACAGCTGAAGGTCACATGACGcgtcgctcctcttcctcctcctcctcctcctcctcctgctcctcctcctcctcttcctcttcctcttcctcctcctcctcttcctcctcctcttcctcctcttcctcttcctcctgctcctcctcctcctcttcctcttcctcttcctcttcctcttcctcctcttcctcctcctcttcctcctcttcctcttcctcctgctcctcctcttcctcctcctcctcttcttcctcctcctcttcctcctcttcctcctcctcctccaacgtCTGATGGGTTCTTCTGTTgatcacacacacctgcaggacCAGGGTCCGACTTAGGTCCCGGCCGGAGACACTTTGACACACATCAGTGTCTTTGCTGGGTGTTTAAAGATCCGGAGGAGGCCGCCGCGGATCTCTTTGGTCCGCACGCCGTAGATGATGGGGTTGACTGTGGCTGGGAACAGGATGTACAGCAGCCCCAGGATGGTGTTGAGGTCCGTGGGGATGGGGAGGTTCAGGTTGTGAGAGAGGAAGGTGACGCTGCCCACCAGGTAGAAACACATCATGACCATCAGGTGAGTGCCGCAGGTGTGGAAGGCCTTCCAGCGCTCCTCGCGGGCCGCCGCCGCTCTCACCACCACGCTCAGGATCTTCATGTAGGACAGGAAGATGAGCGGGATGTCCACGCCCACGAAGCAGATGATCACGGCCAGGCCCGCCGCGCTGCTCTTCTCCGTGCTGCCGCACGCCAGGCTGACCAGCGCCATGTGGTCACAGTAGCAGTGCTGGATGGTGTTGGAGCTGCAGAACTGCAGAGAACCTGCCAGGCCGACCAGCGAGGCCATGATGGAGACGCTGCGCACCAGCGTGAAGAGCAGCAGCTTCGCCAGCATGGAGGAGTCGAAGATTTCAGTGTAGCGCAGCGGCTGGCAGATGGCCACGTAGCGGTCCAGCGCCATCGCCAGCAGCAACGTGGACTCCACCgaggacaggaagtgagtgaAGAACATCTGTGTCAGGCAGCCGGCCAATGAGATCTGATTCCAGTCGAAGAGGAGGCCGAGCAGCGTGTTGGGGAGGATGGCCGTCACCACCAGGACGTCCACCACGCACAGCGTGCAGATCAGCACGTACATGGGGCTGTGCAGGCTCTGCACGCTGCAGATGACATACACCAGCACGGAGTTTCCCAGCAGCACCGACAGGTAGGACAAAGACAGCGGCAGCGCCAGCAGGTGGCGATGTTTCTGCAGCGCGGGGAAGCCTGCGAACACGAAGCTGCTGTGGGAGAAGTTCCTGCTGATCGCCGCCTCCAACATGGCGCCTGTTCCACCGGAGCTGACGGAGAGCGAAGAGACGGCGAGGTGACACATGAGCTACATGTTCCttcagacaacacacagacacacatacatgcaaacacagacacacacactgaccactgtgcacacagacacacaacaacagacacacacaaacacacagacacacggtgAGGTGATGACACATGAGCTACATGTTCATTCAttaacacaacaacagacacacaacacacagacacacacactgaccgctgtgcacacagacacacacaacaacagacacacaacacacagacacacacaaacacacagacacacacaaacacacacacgcacacacaccgctgtgcacacagacacacacaaacacacactgaccgctgtgcacacagacacacacaacaacagacacacaacacacagacacacaaacacacagacacacacaaacacacagacacacacacaccgctgtgcacacacacacacaacaacagacacacaacacacagacacacacaaacacacactgaccactgtgcacacagacacacacaacagacacacaacacacagacacacacaacacacagacacacaaacacacaaacacacacaaacacacacacgcaaacacacacagacacacacacaccgctgtgcacacagacacacacaacaacagacacacaacacacagacacacacagacacacacacacacacaccgctgtgcacacagacacacacaacagacacacaacacacagacacacagacacacacagacacacaacacacagacacacacgcaaacacaaacagacacacacactgactgctgtgcacacagacacacacagacacacaaacacacagacacaaacacactgcgaGGCGATGACACATGAGCTACATGTTCATTCAGTAAcacaacagcagacacacaacacacagacacacaacacacgcaaacacaaacagacacacactgactgctgtgcacacagacacacacagacacacaacacacagacgcaACACacgtaaacacaaacagacacacacactgactgctgtgcacacagacacacaacacacagacacaacacaaacacacagacacacacaaacacacagacacacacaaacacacacacgcacacacaccgctgtgcacacagacacacacaaacacacactgaccgctgtgcacacagacacacacaacagacacacaacacacagacacacagacacacaacacacagacacacaaacagacacacactgactgctgtgcacacagacacacacagacacacagacagacacaaacacactgcgaGGCGATGACACATGAGCTACATGTTCATTCAGTAAcacaacagcagacacacaacacacagacacacaacacacacacacgcaaacacaaacagacacacactgactgctgtgcacacagacacacacagacacgcaaacacaaacagacacacacactgactgctgtgcacacagacacacacagacacaaacacacagacagacacaaacacactgcgaGGCGATAACACATGAGCTACATTTTCATtcagtaacacaacagacacacaacacacagacacacacgcaaacacaaacagacacacactgactgctgtgcacacagacacacatgacgAGGCAATGAAACATGAACTACATGTTCATtcagtaacacaacagacacacagacagacacacaacaacagacacacaacacacactgactgctgcgcacacagacacacacagatgcttggCTGCAtcatcagaaaaacaaacttctgTTCAGATCAAGTGTCGACCTGGAGGAAGAAGCAGACTCTCTGCACACTGTGCAGCCTCCTGCTGTGTAGAGGCAGgtgtcagcactgtgtgtgtgtctgtgtgtgtctgtgtgtgtgtctgtgtgtgtctcccacAGTTAACCTACAGAGCTTCACAGCAGCACGTTAAGTGATTTAAATAAGAAGTGTAAAAACCACACAGATGGAATCAGCCGCTCTTACAGACGCTGAACTCTGATGCGTCTGATTCAGTATTCAGTATGAAGAAAGTCTTACCTGCACTGTGTCCATCAGGGGACACTGTGTCCTCCTCCGCTGGTCTTATAGACCCGGTCTGAATGTCCCACAGaagcacagcagctctgtgattggctccTTCCGGTCTGTGCCAATTTAAGAAGGCCCAGCCAAGCACGCCTCCAGAGTgtagataaaaacacagcgGTTCCTCCCGACTGTCCCCGGGGACCAGAGCGTCCTGCTGGACGGACCTGCTGTAATATTGAAACAGTAACTCTGGTCCCTCGTAGCTTGACTGTGTGAAATCTAATTATGTGGAGTCTCTGCTGCACCTTTGTTGTCGTCTCTAAGTGGCCCGGCGGGCCCGGCGGCAGACTTCAGTGTCCTCTGAGAAGGACGGGGTTAATCATGGCCTCTGTGTAATTAGTGCTGCTCTGTAATGAGATTTATGTGACGTGGTGATGggctgcactcacacactcacagagcgcACACATTTTCCATCTTATTAACAGAGACgtcacagcagcttcctgtctttctgtcctcactgctctgtcctcagtcctcttTCTGGACGCTCGGTCCTTCCTGTCTGCTGACCGGAGACTCAGactgacccacacacagacacacagtgtgagtcCTTTCGGCTGGGGGCAGCCATGCTGGGCTCTGATCACTGCTTCCAGTCCACTGTGTGGGACGTCTTTTCAGAGGACCATGGGGAGGACATAGAATCTGTGTCATAGACGGTCTCACTGTGTGCAACAGACTATATAAACTCCTGCATTAGGAACTCCGTACCTACCAGAAAGGTACGCAGTTGTCCAACAGCCAAGGAGCTGAGGACTGTGCAAAAAGAACTGAGGCGGAGGATCAGAGAGGGTCATGTCCAGTCCAGTCATGTCTCCCCAGCACCACTGTGGACTTCACGCTCTACACTGCAGACTTCTGTCACCTCTCACCCAGCTGTCATCTACAGAggttctctgatgactctgtgGTGGTCGGCCTCATCACAGACGAGGATGAcagggagtacagaggactCATCCAGGACTTTGCagactgttgccatggaaaccgtGTCCAGATCAACGTGGGTAAAACCAAGAAGCTGGTGGTGGATTTCCATAGGCACAGCTTCTCCTGCCCCACAccagtgaacatccagggactgGACATTGAGATAGTGGACTCTTACAAGTACCTGGGTGTACAtataaggagactcaggtcctttggAGTACAGGGACCACTCCTGAGGAcgttttatgactctgtggtggcatctgcCATCTTCTATGGAGtggtctgctggagcagcaggacctcggcagcagacaggaggagacTGAACAGATGGATTAAGAAGGCCAGCTCTGTGCTGGGGAGCCcacttgatcctgtggaggaggtgggggatcggaggatgctggcaaagccATCCTCCCTGATGGAGaacaccacccaccccatgcacagcacggagcagctcctttagtgacaggctgctccatccctgctgtgtgaaggagcaggtccttcctacctgctgcagtcagaccgtACGACCAGGCCTGCTCGCAGTAGACTGTGTGTATATCGCTACTCTCAGTTAAAGCTATACTACCTCTTtttccagcaggtggcgctctgACCGTCTGCTACCAAACGTGGCGGTTGGACTGAAGCCACTTCTTGTTTCAGAGTGACACAAACTTCAGACttcatcagctgatgtttgttaaaaacagacacattctTATTTCATCAGCGAACATCCATGAACAGCTgtcacagctgtctgtcctgtgtgtttcCGTGCAAAGCATCATGGGACGGCGGTGTACACTCTGCTATAGgacaaataaatgaatgaaaaataaaatgatgggAGCTGTTTATTATCAAAGGGGGACAGCTGGACTTACATGCTGAGAATATGACATGCTTCCAGACTTCATCAGCTGATCCTGGAAGGCCTGCAGGGACAGGGGGCGCCTCGGGGACGTCCACAGTCTCAGAGGCTTCATGTCAGCAGCACGCTGCTCTGTAGCTCAGGCAGGAccatctgcctgtctgcagcgCCACTCTGTGGGTGGAGCAgaatctgcagtgtgtgttcatttaatatatacatacacatgtgtatatatatacatatatatatatgtatatatatacgtatatatatgtatatatatatatatatacatacatatatatatatatatatatatatgtatacacatatatgtgtatatatatatatgtatacacacatatatatatatgtatatatatatatatatacatatatatatatgtatatatatatatacatacatatatatgtatgacTGATGTGCATAAACAAAATGACATTTGTCATTCTGTGAATTTATCATGAACATATTAATGTGCATACATACAGATATTACAGATATTTATAAAGACATGACATGATGCATAAACCTAATAAAAACATCTGTTCCATCCAGTCTGATGTGAACACACATGATCAgtgagcagagctgctgaataACAATCATCTCTGAATGAAGCTTCATGATTTTCCTTTCATCACTTGatttgattattttccttttttgaacTGAACTTTGTTTTATTGAACCCGGGCAGTGAGGcagtgtgctgctctgtgtgatgTCCTGCTGGGACACTTTGGGTCCTGCTGTTCATGTGGATGTTACTTTGAcatgtagcagctagcttagcattgcTGCAGACCATGTCCACCCTTTGATGGACACAGTGTTCCCTCACAGCGGAGAGGACTtagaggacctgctgctgtgtcctGGTACTGATCAGAGTGCTGAGGTGGagtaaacagaaaacatcagtTCCTTCATGATGGTCTGAATTAGAGTTTGTGAgaggacaaaaataaatgtCTCAAGGACGATCGGCAGCCCGTCAGTGTCTTCAGGATGTGCTGGCGGATCTCGGTGGTTCTGATGCCATAGATGATGGGGTTGAAGCAGCTGGGGAAGAACAGGTACATGGTGCTGAAGAAGACCCGGAGGGCTGCAGGGAGGCCGTTTCTGATGCGGTAGGACAGGAAAGCTGTGAGCACGATGGTCAGACTGACAAACATCACCACGATGTGGGTGACACAGGTGTTGAGAGCTCTGCTGCCTGATTTCCCTGAACGCAGCACTGAGCTGAATATGATGATGTACGAAGTTGTGATGAAGAAGAAGTCCAGCACAGGGGTTAGGAAAACGGAGATCAATCCCACCAGGCTGTTCACAGCAGTGCTGCCACAGGCCAGCTCCACCAGCGCCATGTGCTCACAGAAACAGTGATGAATCACGTTCTGACTGCAGAACCACAGCCGTCCTGCCAGAACCACCACGACTGACACCAGCAGCATGTTTCTAACAACAAGGGGGACCACA
Protein-coding sequences here:
- the arrb1 gene encoding beta-arrestin-1; this translates as MGDKGTRVFKKASPNGKLTVYLGKRDFVDHVDLVEPVDGVVLIDPEYLKERKVFVTLTCAFRYGREDLDVLGLTFRKDLFVANVQAFPPLPEEKKSLTRLQERLIKKLGEHAYPFTFEIPLNLPCSVTLQPGPEDTGKACGVDFEVKAFCAENVEEKIHKRNSVRLVIRKVQYAPEKPGPQPTAETTRQFLMSDKPLHLEASLDKEIYYHGEPISVNVHVTNNTNKTVKKMKISVRQYADICLFNTAQYKCPVATEESDDVVAPSSTFCKVFTLTPFLANNREKRGLALDGKLKHEDTNLASSTLLREGANKEILGIIVSYKVKVKLVVSRGGLLGDLAASDVSVELPFTLMHPKPLEESIYRDAPDEAPIDTNLIEFDTNDDDIIFEDFARQRLIGAKDDKDEDEEPVDSPKPDDR
- the LOC114445188 gene encoding olfactory receptor 52K2-like — encoded protein: MLEAAISRNFSHSSFVFAGFPALQKHRHLLALPLSLSYLSVLLGNSVLVYVICSVQSLHSPMYVLICTLCVVDVLVVTAILPNTLLGLLFDWNQISLAGCLTQMFFTHFLSSVESTLLLAMALDRYVAICQPLRYTEIFDSSMLAKLLLFTLVRSVSIMASLVGLAGSLQFCSSNTIQHCYCDHMALVSLACGSTEKSSAAGLAVIICFVGVDIPLIFLSYMKILSVVVRAAAAREERWKAFHTCGTHLMVMMCFYLVGSVTFLSHNLNLPIPTDLNTILGLLYILFPATVNPIIYGVRTKEIRGGLLRIFKHPAKTLMCVKVSPAGT
- the LOC114445189 gene encoding olfactory receptor 52K1-like — its product is MENVSSSHRLFVLDGFSELGALRPVLFVPFSIMLVVSLSANSLLLYVVVSQRSLHSPMCVLIAGMACVDLSLPLFFVPHMLLSFLFDWNGITLIGCLLQMFFVHLLGAFQSTLLLWMALDRYFAICTPLYYHERMALPRFLKFVVPLVVRNMLLVSVVVVLAGRLWFCSQNVIHHCFCEHMALVELACGSTAVNSLVGLISVFLTPVLDFFFITTSYIIIFSSVLRSGKSGSRALNTCVTHIVVMFVSLTIVLTAFLSYRIRNGLPAALRVFFSTMYLFFPSCFNPIIYGIRTTEIRQHILKTLTGCRSSLRHLFLSSHKL